From Alloacidobacterium dinghuense:
GCGCAGATCATTCAGCGGTGCCCAACCGGCGCCTTGCACTATCGCCCGAAAGACGCATCACTGAACGAGACTCCGCAACCCGAAAATGTGGTCACAGTCACGGAAGATGGGCCGCTTCTGGCACGCGGCGACTTTGAAATCGCACTTTCTGATGGGACACTGCGAGAGACACGCGCCGCGTTCTGCCGGTGCGGGGCTTCTGCGAACAAGCCCTTCTGCGATGCTTCCCATATAAAGATTGGATTTCATGATCCCGGTCCAGAGGCTGCAAATGCCACTGGATCCTCTGTGTCGACCGGGATCGTCAAATTCAATCCTGCGAGAAACGGACCGTTGCTAGCCTCAGGCAGCCTGACTGTCAGGAATGCCGCCGGTGAGCTAGCCGCACAACTTCAGCAGACAGCATTCTGCCGCTGTGGCGCATCTGCAAATAAGCCATTTTGCGACGGCAGCCATCAGGGCATAGCATTCGCTGGCTGACTAGATGAAACAGGTATCCTGTGACTGGTTCGTATGAAACAGGATCAGGCACTGCAACTCTTTAGCGAGGCCCTGCCCAGGTTACAACAGGCTTTCTCGCATCTACCATCGTCCGATCCATCGGCAGAGACGGCATCAACGGATGCTATGCGCGCAGTTCTAGACGAACTCACCGAACGGCTCGCGGATAACTATCCGTATTTCCATCCGCTTTACGCGGGGCAGATGCTCAAGCCGCCTCATCCGATCGCGCGGGCAGCATACGCGCTGGCCATGTGGATCAACCCGAATAATCATGCTCTCGACGGCGGCCGGGCCAGTTCGCGCCTCGAAGTTGAAGCCGTCCGGGAAATCGCTGCCATGTTTGGTTGGACCGAGCACCTGGGCCACCTCACCAGCGGCGGCACCTTCGCCAATCTTGAGGCTCTGTGGGTAGCGGGACGACTCGTACCGGGAAAAAAGATCGTAGCTTCAGAAAATGCTCACTACACGCATCAGCGCATCGGCAGTGTACTCGGCCTCGCGTTCGAGAATATTGCTGCAGATACGCGCGGGCGCATGGACTTATCCAGTCTTGAGACAGCGCTGCAGTCCGGTGAGGTCGGGACAGTCGTTGTTACATTGGGTACCACTTCCGCGGGTGCTGTTGATCCACTAGACAAGATATTAGATCTGCGCCAGCGCCATAGATTCCGCATTCATGTGGATGCGGCGTATGGCGGCTATTTCAAGCTCGTGTCGGATCTGGGGCCAGATGCTGCGCGAGCCTACGCAAGAATCGACGAGGCTGACTCGATCGTGGTCGACCCACATAAGCACGGGCTGCAGCCCTATGGTTGCGGTTGCATTCTGTTCAACGATCCCTCGGTGGGACGCTTTTATAAGCATGACTCGCCTTACACATATTTCACATCCAACGAACTGCATCTTGGCGAGATCAGCCTGGAGTGTTCGCGGGCAGGGGCTACGGCGACGGCCCTGTGGGCAACTCAGAAACTCCTGCCGCTAACTCCTGACGGTGAGTTTGCGCAGGGGCTTTCGTGCGGCCGAATGGCAGCCTTGCGCGTCTATAACAAAATAAGGCAAGACAAACGATTTTTTCCCGGCCCCGAACCTGAATTGGATATCTTGGTCTGGGCCGTGAAAGCGTGTACATTGGAGGAGTCTTCGCGGTTGGCCACCGCGGTTTTTGATCTTGCCGCGAAGCAAGACCTTCATCTGGCACTTGCTCAGGTGCCGGTCAACTTTTTTGGTCCTGAGACGTGGCCTGGAGCGCCGGCCGACGGCAGGGTTACTTGTCTTCGGTCAGTGCTGATGAAGCCGGAACATCTGAACTGGGTGGATGCTATATGGGAAAAGTTGAGCCACGCAGTGTCGAAGGCGATCGAACCCGAAACCCTCTAGAGCAAGCTGTGCTTGAGAACAGCAGGATGCGAGTGGTCGTCCTTCCTTCGCTGGGCGGCAAGATCGCATCCATTCAAATTCCGACCGGAGAGGAGCTACTGCAGCAGCCTCTACAGCCCTATGCCCTACGCACGCGCTATATGAGCTTTGACGCCAGTGATGCCAGCGGATGGGATGAATGTCTGCCTTCCGTCGCTGCCTGCGAAGTTCCAATAGCATCCGGAACTGTTCAAATTCCCGATCATGGAGATTTCTGGCAGGTACCCTGGGAAATCAGCGCCCAGAACGGGAACGAACTGGCAATGTTCGCGGATGGCTTTAGCCTCCCTTTGCGATTCGGCAAAACTTTGCGGCTTGACGAGCATCAGCTACATATTTTCTACGAGGTGCGAAATCTGAGTGACGAACCGGTGGAATATGTCTGGTCGGCGCATCCTTTGTTCGCTGTCGAGCCTGGGGATCGCATTGTTCTCCCGGAGTCAATCTCGGAGGTAACAGTCGAGGGTTCTGCGAAGAATCGGCTGGGCGAGCCGGGAACGAAGCAGCTGTGGCCGCAGGCGCGAATGAACGGGAAGTCAGCGGATTTAACCATTGCAGGTAAGAAAACAGACGGCATCGGTGACAAGCTTTTCACTGCCGCACCGAAGGAGGGTTGGTGCGCCATTGAGCGTCGTCGGCTGAAAAGCCGGGTCGAACTGCGGTTCGATTCCCAGGAATTACCTTACCTGGGGCTTTGGATTTGTTACGGCGGTTGGCCGGGCAACGGAGCAAACCGCCAGCAGTGCGTCGCTCTCGAACCGTGTACTGCTCTGGGCGACTCACTGGCATCGGCAGCAGAACAAGGCCGTGCGCGGAAGCTGACTGCGAGTACTGAAGATCGCTGGTCGCTTGAATTGCGTGTAGCTGGTGTATTGTAATCACGGGTTCCCTATTTTTATCGAGGCCTGCCCAAAATGCTAGATGTAAGCGGTATCAGAGAGCTGCACCGGGAGAAATTCGGCAAGGAACCCATCCTCTTTCTTGCTCCCGGCCGCGTCAACCTGATCGGCGAGCATACCGACTACGCTGACGGCTTTGTCATGCCGGCAGCAATTGATTTTGCAACGATTGCAGCAATTTCCCCGTGCAGCGATGCAAGTGCAACCGTCTGCTCGAAAAACTTCGGGGAGGGTATCTCGCACGCATTGGGCGAGATTGGCGCCCACGGTTCGCATCACTGGAGTGACTATCCATTTGGCGTGCTCGCCATCCTGCAACAGGAGGGGATTGCAGTTCCCGGTTTTCATCTGACACTTGAGGGAGACGTTCCGCTCGGTGCTGGATTAAGCTCTTCAGCATCCATTGAAGTTGCGAGCATGCTGGCGATGTTGCATGTTGCCGACGCCTCGCTGCCATTGCCCAAAATTGCTCTGTTGTGCCAGCGCGCGGAGAATGACTACGTTGGTGCTCCGTGCGGGATCATGGATCAATTTGTGTCGTGCTGCGGTGCTGCTGATCACGCTCTATTGCTGGACTGCCGCAGTCTTGATTACCGGCTCGCACCGATTCCGAAGCACCTGAGCCTGGTGATCTGTAACACGATGGTGAAACACTCCCACGCGGGGGGTGAGTATGGTTCGCGACGCGCTGAAGTTGAAGAAGGCACCGCGATCCTACAGAGGCATCGCCCAGAGGTCCGCCTGCTCCGCGACGCTACGGTTGAGGACCTCAAGCGCTGGGGGCATGAGATGCCGCCCAACGTGCTGAAGCGCTGCCGCCACATCGTTACTGAGAATGTCCGAACGGTGGCTGCAGCGGACGCACTGGAAGCGAATGATCTGAACACGCTGGGACGGTTGATGGCTGAGGCCCATGTAAGTTATCGCGACGATTTCGAAGCGAGCTGTCCTGAGGCTGACATCATGGTTGAATTGGCCAACAAGCTGGAAGGCTGCGTTGGAGCTCGACTTACGGGTGGTGGATTCGGCGGCTGCACAGTGAATTTGGTCGAGTCAGTGCACGCGAAGCAATTCGCGTCGAAGATTTCTGCCGCTTACGAAGCGCGCACAGGCATTCATCCTGAGATCTATCAGAGCCATGCATCGGCAGGAGCACACAAACTGGAGCAGGATGCATCTTAGTCACACGGTAAAGTATTCATTTCCCGAAATGATGTTGGCGACGTTGCCGACTCATCGTTTTGTCGGAAACTTTCAGCGGTGTGCTTGGTAAAATCTGAGAGCTGGATTGCTTGCTGTGCTGCTGCGATAGATGGCAGATGGCATTAGAAATTGTGTCCGTGCAAACCTTGATCAACAGCCAAGATCTGTTGACTGTTGTGCACGGGGAGAAGAGTTGAATGAGTCTTTCAAGTGGTTTTGTCTCTCTCAACCCCAATGAGAGTTCACGTATTGCCTATTTTTCCATGGAAATTGCAGTTGCCCCGCATATGCCCACCTACAGCGGAGGATTGGGCGTCCTTGCCGGCGACACCTTGCGTTCCGCCGCCGATATGGGTTTGCCACTCGCAGCGGTCACGCTGGCGCATCGCAAAGGTTACTTCAGACAGCACCTTGATAAAGACGGCGTGCAGACCGAAGAGCCACAGCCATGGAAGATAGAAGAAAAGCTCACCCCGGAGAAGCCGGTTGTCACCATCACTCTGGAAGAGCGCGAAGTGGCACTGCGTGCCTGGCGGTATGACCTGATCGGCGTGTCGGGACATCGGATACCGATTTACTTTCTCGATACCGACCTGCAGCAGAACGACCCCGCCGATCGTACGCTTACCGATCAACTGTACGGCGGTGATGGCGACTACCGCTTGCGTCAGGAAATCGTCCTCGGCATGGGTGGTGTTCGATTCCTGGATGCCCTCGGATATAGGGCAACGGTCTACCACATGAACGAGGGACACGCGGCTTTACTGACCCTTGCATTGATGGAAGATCAGATGAACGGTGCTCCTCTTTCATCGGCTAAAGAGGCCAATGCGGCGGCTGTTCGCCAGCACTGCGTTTTCACCACGCATACGCCGGTACCTGCCGGACACGACCGCTTTTCTCTCGAACAGGCGAACCGTATTCTTGGCCGGGATCGCCTCGCCTTTCTCGAACGCAATGGCTGTATTCACGAGGGCCTGTTGAATATGACGTACGTTGCGTTGAGCTTTTCACGCTTTGTGAATGGCGTAGCCATGCAGCATGGCAAGGTGTCTCGCTCAATGTTTCCCGAGTACAACATCAGCGCCATCACCAACGGCGTTCATGCTGCGACGTGGACTTCAGCCGCATTCCAGAATATCTTCGACCGGCACATGCCTCGCTGGCGTCAGGACAACGTGACGCTGCGCTACGCAATCGACATCCCGGAAGAGGAAATTGAGAGTGCCCATGCCGCCGCCAAGCAGTTGCTGGTAGACGCAGTCGCACAACGTACCGGTGTTGCACTGAGGACCGATGTCTTCACGATCGGTTTTGCCCGCCGTGCAGCGACGTACAAACGGGCTGATCTTCTCTTTACTGATCCGGAGCGGCTCGTGCGATGTGCGCATGAACACGGCGGTTTGCAGATCCTTTACAGCGGCAAAGCCCATCCGGCAGACGAGCCCGGAAAGGCCAAGATTCGCCACGTTATTGAACTGGCAAAGAAGCTGAACTCTGATGCTCTGCACATTGTTTACCTCGAAAACTACGAATGGACGCTCGGCGCTCTGCTCACCGGCGGCGTAGATGTCTGGTTGAATACTCCCAAGCGCCCCTATGAGGCCTCCGGCACCAGCGGAATGAAGGCGGCGTTAAATGGCGTCCCCAGCCTCAGTATTCTTGACGGCTGGTGGATCGAAGGCTGGATTGAGGGAGTGACCGGGTGGGCGATCGAAGATCACGAGGACGAAGCCGCCGAGGCCAACTCTCTTTATGAACATCTCGAACACGTATTACTGCCGCTTTTTTATGAGCAGCCGCAGCAATGGCGCCGAATTATGCGTTCCACCATCGCCTTGAATGGATCGTTTTTCAATACGCAACGCATGCTGGAACAATATGTTGTCAATGCCTATTTTCCAGAGCAGCGTGTTACTGAGCCGGCAGCGGAGCCTGAACCGGCCCTTGCAAGGTAATCAGTTGAGAGGGCGCGTAAGTACCGAGTTGTAACAATCAGGGCCTTACGAAAGACTCTGAATGTAAGAACCAATTCGGCAGAACAAAATGATTGAACTCGTGTTTCAATTCCGATAGCGACCCCCGGCATCAAATTACTGAGGTAGGAGTTCGCGGTGGCGGATAAGAACATGATCGAGAAATTTTCGATGGCGGAGCTTTCCCGGCTGCGTCAGGAATTGATGCAGTCGGGGATTGACTCCAGGCAGGCCGCCGAATTAGTCGTCGCATTTCTCGGTGCCCATGGCTACGGCACGGATTCGAAACTGGTTTCTGATGTGCTGCCTCGGCTCGAAGGCTTCGGTTGCTCCGTAGACTGCCTCCAGGCGGAGCTTGAGCGCGTCGCGCTGGTGATGTGACGCCTCCCCTCCCAGCTCTGCTCTGAGATTCGTCTTATTTGCCTTATACGACTTTCTCCTTCGCGAATGACTGAAAAACTCCGACGATTGTTCGTGAGAGTTCATCTTCATTTCGCTTTGTCATAAGCTCATGCCCCGCGCCTGTGATTTCGCACAGTTCCGTTCGGGCTGGGATGAGTGTTAAGGCCGCAACCATTTCCGAGGTAGTAGCGAACCCATCTCGGGTACCGTGGACGAACAAAGCCGGCGTCCGGAGCGAAGAGAAATGCCCGGTCCTTAGCTCCTCGGGCTTCTGCGGGGGATGAAGTGGGTAAGACAGCAGCAACAGCTCATCGATGAGACCAGGTTCAGCTGCGGCCAGCATCGATGCCTGCCTTCCACCATAGGAATGCCCACCCAGGAACATTCTGCCGGAAGACTGTTGTCGCATCGAACCCAGCGCGGCTCGAAGTCCCTTTTGGTCACGCTCCGCACTTCCCCGCGGAGGAGAGCCGTGCGGACGCGCCTGGCGAAACGGAAGATCACAGCGGAGAACGGTTAATCCGGAAGCGCAGAACGTTTCCGCCAGCTTGATAAGGAGTGGAGCATTGCAATTGGCTCCTGCGCCATGTGTCAGAACGAGGCAGTCTCCCCCACCGATAACCGGCAAATGCAGAAAGCCTCGAATAGAGACCCCATCGACAACATCAAGAAACGCTCGACAATTGTTCACGCTCGGCATCTGATTTAAGCGAATCCGTTTCCCCATTGATAAATGCGAGGAGATCGGCGTTGACCTTGTCCTTAAGGGTAGAACACATGCCGTGGGGCGCGCCGGGATAGATTTTCAATATGGCCCCTTTGACAAGTTTCGATGAGAGGAGTGCCGACGCGCCGATTGGCACGATCTGGTCATCATCGCCGTGCAAGATGAGCGTAGGAACATCAAACTTCTTCAGGTCTTCCGTAAAATCGATCTCCGAGAAAGCCTTGATGCAGTCATAAACGGCCTTGTGTCCTGCCAGCATACCCCGCAACCAGAACGAGTCACGTAGACCTTGCGAGACTTTGGCGCCCGTCCGGTTGAACCCATAAAAGGGTTCGCTAAGATCCTTGAAAAACTGCGAGCGGTCTCCGAGAACACCAGCACGAATCTGATCAAATACCTCAATTGGCAGGCCATTGGGGTTGGCTTTTGTTTTCAACATCAGCGGAGGCACAGCTCCAATCAGCACCGCTTTTGCAACCCGCTTTGTTCCATGGCGGCCAATGTAACGAGCGACCTCGCCGCCACCCGTGGAGTGGCCAATATGAACGGCGTCCTTGAGATCAAGTGTTTTCGGTCAGCATAGCCAGATCGTCGGCATAAGTGTCCATCTCATTGCCATCCCATGGCTGGCCTGAACGTCCATGGCCGCGGCGGTCATGAGCGATGCAGCGGTATCCCTTGCGGCCAGAAAAATCATCTGGTCTTCGAAAGCATCCGCGTTCAGCGGCCATCCGTGGCTGAAAACAACGGGCTGTCCACTGCCCCAATCTTTGTAGTAAAGCTGCGTTCCGTCAGGCGTGGCTAGGTAAGGCATTTTGGAGTTCCTCCTGTGCTGTGATTTCGAGAGCGATTGAAGGCGTAGCGGATGGTGAACAGGATTTCAGCGCGGAGAGGCTTTCTGCATCATCTCCGCAGAAATCAAGCGCCGCGAATGCGGTTAGGAGTTTGCGGTTGGCTCGTTGAATTGAATGATTTTGGTAGTGGTAAAGAAGGTCACCGACGGTTGATTCCGATATGGCTTGCGACCACGGGGCAATCGCCGGATGCTTGGCGAAAGACTAGCTTTGTCGGCGACGAATCTCTTGGTCGAGCCGCCTCCTAAGACGCGACACTCTCTTTGCTGAATTTGCGGAAGGTCGACCATGGCGGCGCACACCCTTTGCTCCACCTCGGACGTATCTAAATGCAGCAGCCAAGCACAGACCTCGCGGGGCAAACCAACTAGAATTCGCAACACGTAACAGTGCCGGAGATTCTTCGGCAGGTTCAAGACGCAGCGCAGCTCAAAGGGCAGGATGGAAGCAGCACGGTCTTCTTCCGTGAGGTGCTCGCTCTCCAACTGCGGGTCGATGGCATGATGAATGGCGCGGCGAAACAATGCTTCCCCGAATAGATCATCGGGACAGGACATTCTGACGCTCTCTAGTATGGCAGCCTCGGCTCGCTCTACGCTGCCTGTAAGCAGCAGTCCTGCAACGAAGGCATTCTCGAGTGTTTCATGGAGTTTGAATTTGGTCGTCATTGGCGCAACCTCCGTGGCGGTTTGAGAGATAGCAATTGCTTTCACGTACAGTGAATTTTGGCATGGTAGCGAAGCCGCACGCGATGAAGAGGTATCAGTGCAGGTCCCGCTACTGGTGTTGATACAAATCACTATGAAGAAAACGCTGCTGAGCCGCATCACGAGATCGACTGCTTTTTTCTTACCACTATTGAGGTAAGATCAATCGGACAAAGACCGCCGCACACACGCTAAACATACTTGTCTGCGGTCTCATTTCGGAGACCGGGAAATATCAGGAATGATGATTTCACGGCGGCCAAACAAAAAAGCGTCGAGTGAAAACGCTCCCGCACCCAGCAATGCTAACGCCAAGGTAACCACGATGGTCTCAATCGCTCCTGGCGCTGCGAAGTGCGTACTGGGAAGCCCAGGAAATGCCCTCAATGCAAAACCCATACTAACGAGCGCGGCAACAATACTGGCAATCGGAGTGAGAAACCCGATCATGAGGAACGCGCCCAGCACAAAGGTTAAAGCGCCGATGAGCCAGAGCATCGATGCTGGAGCACCTGAGGCGACCAGGAAACTCGCACCCTGTGCCACAGAAATCGAGCCGACCGCGAGCCGCAACAAAAGCAGTCCGAGGCCTGGCAACCCAGCCGGAAACGTGGAGAAAAGCCGCAGATCCTCCGCCTCCTCGATGCTTTGCAGCAAATCGACGTTCAGAATAGCGAAGGCTGTTGCAAGGAACATCCCGAGGGCTCGTAATATTTCGATACCACTGTAGTGGTACTGTCCGGCTGCTGCCTGCATTCCTGTCTACAGGTGCATGATGCCCCTGCGTACAGCGATCGCTACGGCTTGTGTACGATCGCTCGCGCCCAACTTCTCCATAATGTGTTTGACATGAACCTTGACGGTCTCTTCGGAGATGAAAAGGCGCTCAGCGATCTCACGATTCCGGTTGCCGCCGGCGACGTGCCTCAGAACTTCGATTTCACGTTCGCTGAGCGTTTCATCGCTGAAATGCTCGGCAAGACGTGCAGCGATTTCTGGCGGAATCCGTTTCTTGCCAGCGTGCACCTGGCGAATTGCATCGACCAGATCTTTCGGAGGCATACTCTTCAACATATATCCGCGTGCTCCTGCCTCCAAAGCACGCTGAACCTCTACATCGCCCTCGAAAGTCGTCAACATGATGACGCGGGCGTCAGGAAATTCCGCGCGAATTGCGATCAAGGCGTCAATGCCGCTTATATCGGGCAGCCGGAGATCCATAAGCGTGACATCCGGCCGTAGTTCGCGAAACCGCTGAATCGCGTCACGACCACTCGGCGCCTCAGACACGATCTCCATATCGGGTTGGTTGCGGATGATGGTGGATATTCCTTCTCTGAGCAACGGATGGTCATCGACGCAGAAGACGCGGATACTGGGTTTATCGTTCATTTTTGCTCGCTCCTGAATTTCTGGCTTTGCGTCTTCAGCCGGGAGAACCAACCCGGCCGGCGATTTCCAGGTTGATGCAAGTAGGCAACTTTTCCCGGCACGATCAGCTCAACCTCAGTTCCCGCGGTAGATCGGCTCCATAGCTTCAGTTTCGCTCCAATTCCCTCGGCTCGCTCGCGCATTCCTGGAAGCCCGAAGTGTCCTTCCCGACCTGAACGCAGCACCTGCGGATCGATCCCGCAGCCATCGTCTCGAATAAGAATCTGCAGGTGACTGGCTGTGTATTGTAATTCAATCTCGATGCTACTCGCCTGAGAATGCCGGAATGCATTGACCAGCGCCTCGCGTCCAATGCGGTAAACCTCGTCGCGGATCACCGGATGGAGGGCACGAGGCGAACCATCTAGGATGACACGGTAAGCAATCTCTTTTTGAATGGCCAGTTCCTGGGGCACATGGGAAAAGGCTTGTTCGAGATTGAGAGCATCCCGACCCGATGATCGGAGACCTCGAAGGGCATCTCGTCCTTCTTCAATCACCTGTCCCATCAACTGCAAAACGCGGCTCAACAGGGGCTTTGCCGGCGAATTCTCCGAAACCTTGTCCACGGCCACATGGAGTTGCATCGAGGCGCTGAGTAGACCCTGCAGTAGTGTGTCATGCAACTCCTGGGCAATGCGCATTCGTTCTGCCAGGCGTTCTTCGAAGCGAACATTCATGCTGTGCGCCATTTGACGCATGCGCAGTTGATAAAAAATCCATACAACACATACCAACGCCAACACGCACGAGTATTCAAACCACCATGTCTGCCAGAATGCGGGTTGAATCTTGAAAGACTGAGTGGCTTCTGAACTGTTCCATTGCCCGTAGCTATTCGCCGCGATTACGCGAAAGCGATATGGGCCTGGATTAAGGTTTGTATACACCGCCTGTCGCGCGGCGACGGGTTGGCTCCACTCGTGATCGAAACCATCAAGCCTGTATCGATAGCGGACGCTATCGGGGATGGCAAAGCTCAATCCGACATAATCAAAGACGATTCTCTGTTGAGATGCCGGAATCCGCACTGGGTCCTGCATGTTGAATGGATTTCCATCAGCAGAGACAGCTTCGATATGAACGATGGCTGCCGCCGAATCGTTGCTCACGCGGCTTGGATCAGCCACGGAAATGCCGCGATTCAGGGAAAACCAGATACGCCCGTGGCGATCGGTCACGACGGAGCGATCCCGTCTCACGCCCTCATCTCCCTGCAGGCCATCTGCAAGCCGATACTCATGAACATCCTCTTCGTGAATCGCGCCATGCAGGAATTGATCTCGAATGATTCTGAGTACGTGATTCGAAGTAGCGATCCATAAAGCTCCGCCACTGTCTTGGGCGAATCCGAAGATGGGGTCCCGCAAGGACTCTGGAACTGGATGAGGGCCGATAATTTGGTTGCCACGCATCGCAGCAAGACCATTCGCGGTTCCAATCCACAAAACGCCTCCCGCACCCGGCAGAAGGCAAATCACATCATCGGATGGCAATCCATCCTTCACCGCATAAGTACGCCAGTGGCCGTCGATAAACGCATTCAAGCCGCCGGGGGTTGCAAACCACATGGTTCCATCGGAGCTTTCCGCGATCGAAGTAACGGTGTTCGACGCCAGGCCTTCAGCGGTTGTATAGGTGGTGAATCGGCCATTGTTGAGTCGGCTCACACCTCCACTAAGAGTCCCTGCCCACACGGTTCCGTCAGCACTCTCATAGACTGAGTAGACGCTGTTTTGCGCGAGCCCGCGTTCCGTGGTGTATGTCTCTGACGTTAAGATGCCTCCCTGCACGCGCAGATGGGTAAGTCCGCCGCGCTGCCTTCCAATCCAGAGATCGTCTTTATTGCCGACAATCGAATAGACGATATCGTCGCCTATCCCGGCAGTCTTTACTTGTCCAATCTTTTCGCTCCTCATGGAATAGAGGCCACCGCTGGATGGGGCAATCCATGCACGGTCATCTGAATCGACATAGATTGGGCCGCTTCGATCGGACGGCAGACCTTGAGCAGTCGAATACGTCATGAACAATCCATCGCGGAGTCGTTCCAAGCCGTCGGTATTCCCAACCCAAAGGTTGCCTTCACGGTCCTCGAGCAGGGCGGCGACAGCTTCCCTGGATTCTTGACTATGTACGTCAGACAGAACAACTCCTTGCGAGTTGAATCGCAACAGCCCACGCGCCGTGCCCACCCACAGATTGGAGTCGCGGTCCTGCACCAGGCTCAACACCTGAACATGGCTCAATGGTGGCGGAACATTGCTTGCGGAAATCCTGGTTCCATCCCACTGCGCAACACCGTTGTCGGTGCCGATCCACATTTTGCCGTCTTTCACGGGAAGAAGACAATTGATCTTCTTGTCAGGCAGTCCTTCGGTTGCTGCAACAGCTTGGCCATTCTCTACATAGAAGAGCCCGTTGTCCCGAGTACCCATCCAGATCTTTCCATCCGAAGTTTCTGCGAGCGAAAATACCAGCAGATTCGAAGGCAGATTCCTGAATTCGAGCACCTCAAGCTTTCCGTTGCGGTAGCGGAGCACCGGGTGTAGCAAAGTTGAGAGCAACATCCCACCTTTGTTTGCTCTGGACATGGCGGTGACGTTCGACGAAGGCGTTGCAATACCCGATATGACTGTTTCGAATTTTCCGTCGTGGTAGCGAAGCACACCTGCGCCGGGCAGCCGTATCCACATATCTCCGTCAACATCAGTTTTAAGCCCAAGCACGTGGTTAACGTGTGACAACGCCGGATTCAGTTGCTCTGCGTCGAGAAAGTTTCGTCCATCAAATCGAAACAAGCCCTTTTCAGCGCCGATCCACAGATATCCATCCCCTGTCTGAGCAATGGCATTGACCTGTCCACCAGGAAATCCATTTTCTGGATTCCAGCCGTCGCGTATGTATTGCGACATCGCTCGGTCGGGGTCGAGCGCGCATGCCGGATGAGCAAATCCCAGGATTGTAAGAGCAGCCAAGAGCCACCAGAAGCGTCGATGACCATTACGGTAGATACTGGACGCGCTCAATGACAACCTCAGCCTGATGTTGCAGCGGAACTTTGGAGTAGTTGAAGGGGCACAGATTCAGACGTACCGATTCGCTGCCCGGCGATGGCACGTCTGACGTAAATACGTGGACCGCGACTGGATGAGGACTGGAGGTCGGCATATTTCCGCGAACGGTTTCAAAAGTCGCCTTGCCTGGTTCCCAATGAAGAGAAAATGTAAGTGGCCCTGGCGGCACAGTAATGCGCGAGACATTCGCGGGAACGTAATAGGGCTGAACGACATATTGCCCATTCTTATCGTTTGGATCGCCCCAGCGGCTTATCTCGATGTCCATTTCGCGGTGATTTTGATCGGTTCCCAGCTCATCGTAGGTGAAAATACCAAGCACCGCAGCAGGCTCCAATTGAGAAATATCCTGCACTGAAAAAAGATACGTTCCATACCCGAAGTGGCGCGTCATGATTACCTCAGAGCAGGTCCATTGGTCTGGCTTGCGACCGATGCGAAGATGCAGGAAGCCTTTGGAGTCCAGTGAGACGTTGGTAGGATCGTTGTCATGCGGAGAGCCGTTCCGCTCCCCCAATGTGTCGCGGACTGTCCACTCGTAGCCACTGAACTGAATGGTCTTGGACATCGTAGGCGGGGCATTTCCACCCTTAACGGTCGCCACA
This genomic window contains:
- a CDS encoding glycoside hydrolase family 16 protein, giving the protein MPGVPRYLRRRKFLLAALCILLGGCHSHDGGPRPTIEFLKVPPAGAGGPNKLDIIEGRVSGAHDGQQIVLYAKAGNWWIQPMAYQPFTNIQSDSTWKNSTHLGTEYAALLVESGYHPLDKMDALPTEGSGVAAVATVKGGNAPPTMSKTIQFSGYEWTVRDTLGERNGSPHDNDPTNVSLDSKGFLHLRIGRKPDQWTCSEVIMTRHFGYGTYLFSVQDISQLEPAAVLGIFTYDELGTDQNHREMDIEISRWGDPNDKNGQYVVQPYYVPANVSRITVPPGPLTFSLHWEPGKATFETVRGNMPTSSPHPVAVHVFTSDVPSPGSESVRLNLCPFNYSKVPLQHQAEVVIERVQYLP
- a CDS encoding sensor histidine kinase, with translation MAALTILGFAHPACALDPDRAMSQYIRDGWNPENGFPGGQVNAIAQTGDGYLWIGAEKGLFRFDGRNFLDAEQLNPALSHVNHVLGLKTDVDGDMWIRLPGAGVLRYHDGKFETVISGIATPSSNVTAMSRANKGGMLLSTLLHPVLRYRNGKLEVLEFRNLPSNLLVFSLAETSDGKIWMGTRDNGLFYVENGQAVAATEGLPDKKINCLLPVKDGKMWIGTDNGVAQWDGTRISASNVPPPLSHVQVLSLVQDRDSNLWVGTARGLLRFNSQGVVLSDVHSQESREAVAALLEDREGNLWVGNTDGLERLRDGLFMTYSTAQGLPSDRSGPIYVDSDDRAWIAPSSGGLYSMRSEKIGQVKTAGIGDDIVYSIVGNKDDLWIGRQRGGLTHLRVQGGILTSETYTTERGLAQNSVYSVYESADGTVWAGTLSGGVSRLNNGRFTTYTTAEGLASNTVTSIAESSDGTMWFATPGGLNAFIDGHWRTYAVKDGLPSDDVICLLPGAGGVLWIGTANGLAAMRGNQIIGPHPVPESLRDPIFGFAQDSGGALWIATSNHVLRIIRDQFLHGAIHEEDVHEYRLADGLQGDEGVRRDRSVVTDRHGRIWFSLNRGISVADPSRVSNDSAAAIVHIEAVSADGNPFNMQDPVRIPASQQRIVFDYVGLSFAIPDSVRYRYRLDGFDHEWSQPVAARQAVYTNLNPGPYRFRVIAANSYGQWNSSEATQSFKIQPAFWQTWWFEYSCVLALVCVVWIFYQLRMRQMAHSMNVRFEERLAERMRIAQELHDTLLQGLLSASMQLHVAVDKVSENSPAKPLLSRVLQLMGQVIEEGRDALRGLRSSGRDALNLEQAFSHVPQELAIQKEIAYRVILDGSPRALHPVIRDEVYRIGREALVNAFRHSQASSIEIELQYTASHLQILIRDDGCGIDPQVLRSGREGHFGLPGMRERAEGIGAKLKLWSRSTAGTEVELIVPGKVAYLHQPGNRRPGWFSRLKTQSQKFRSEQK
- a CDS encoding response regulator, with translation MNDKPSIRVFCVDDHPLLREGISTIIRNQPDMEIVSEAPSGRDAIQRFRELRPDVTLMDLRLPDISGIDALIAIRAEFPDARVIMLTTFEGDVEVQRALEAGARGYMLKSMPPKDLVDAIRQVHAGKKRIPPEIAARLAEHFSDETLSEREIEVLRHVAGGNRNREIAERLFISEETVKVHVKHIMEKLGASDRTQAVAIAVRRGIMHL
- a CDS encoding TQO small subunit DoxD, whose product is MQAAAGQYHYSGIEILRALGMFLATAFAILNVDLLQSIEEAEDLRLFSTFPAGLPGLGLLLLRLAVGSISVAQGASFLVASGAPASMLWLIGALTFVLGAFLMIGFLTPIASIVAALVSMGFALRAFPGLPSTHFAAPGAIETIVVTLALALLGAGAFSLDAFLFGRREIIIPDISRSPK